Proteins from a genomic interval of Actinoalloteichus hymeniacidonis:
- a CDS encoding GH1 family beta-glucosidase produces the protein MNGTRAEEISTPTHRRDFPADFLWGSSTAAFQIEGATTEDGRTDSIWDTFSRTPGRVLNGDTGDPAVDHYHRMPQDVALMSDLGFKAYRFSVAWPRVRPDGGAVNEAGLDFYRRLVDELLAHDITPWLTLYHWDLPQALEDRGGWAERSTAFRFAEFADTVHAALGDRVEHWTTLNEPYCSSLLGYSAGVHAPGRQEPSAAVAAVHHLLLGHGLAVSAIRQREPKAKLGITLNLYPVDPVDPENPADVDAARRVDGLQNRIFLDPLLRGQYPDDVVADLAPFALAERIQDGDLAAIAAPLDMFGVNYYTHHLVGAAAPETATADTAAPFTPPGSPWVGAGALRFADAGLPVTDMGWEVIPNGLSRVLRRLHEEYSVTALYVNENGAACPDVVNDRGEVDDQDRIDYLDGHLRAALTAIEAGVDLRGYFCWSLLDNFEWAWGYSKRFGLVHVDYQTQVRTPKNSAKWLSSVMRANAVPEVESKNGN, from the coding sequence GTGAACGGCACACGCGCCGAGGAGATCTCGACGCCAACGCATCGACGGGACTTCCCAGCGGACTTCCTGTGGGGCTCGTCCACCGCGGCCTTCCAGATCGAGGGAGCCACCACGGAGGACGGGCGCACCGACTCCATCTGGGACACCTTCAGCCGCACTCCGGGCCGCGTGCTCAACGGCGACACCGGGGATCCCGCGGTGGACCACTACCACCGGATGCCCCAGGACGTCGCGTTGATGAGCGACCTCGGGTTCAAGGCGTACCGGTTCTCGGTGGCCTGGCCCCGGGTTCGCCCGGACGGCGGCGCCGTCAACGAGGCGGGCTTGGACTTCTACCGACGGCTGGTGGACGAGCTGCTCGCGCACGACATCACGCCGTGGCTGACGCTGTACCACTGGGATCTGCCGCAGGCACTGGAGGACCGGGGCGGGTGGGCCGAACGGTCCACCGCCTTCCGGTTCGCCGAGTTCGCCGACACCGTGCACGCGGCGCTCGGTGACCGGGTGGAGCACTGGACGACCCTGAACGAGCCGTACTGCTCCTCGCTGCTCGGCTACTCGGCCGGGGTGCACGCCCCGGGCCGTCAGGAGCCGTCGGCTGCGGTGGCGGCGGTGCACCACCTGCTGCTCGGGCACGGGCTCGCGGTGTCGGCGATCCGACAACGCGAGCCGAAGGCCAAGCTGGGCATCACCTTGAATCTGTACCCGGTCGATCCGGTGGACCCGGAGAACCCGGCCGACGTGGACGCGGCACGCCGGGTGGACGGCCTGCAGAACCGGATCTTCCTCGATCCGTTGCTGCGCGGGCAATACCCCGACGACGTGGTCGCCGACCTGGCGCCGTTCGCTTTGGCTGAGCGGATCCAGGATGGCGACCTGGCCGCCATCGCCGCACCGCTGGACATGTTCGGGGTGAACTACTACACCCACCACCTCGTCGGCGCCGCCGCACCGGAGACCGCGACGGCCGACACCGCCGCCCCGTTCACCCCACCGGGATCGCCCTGGGTCGGCGCGGGCGCGCTGCGGTTCGCCGATGCGGGTCTGCCGGTGACCGACATGGGCTGGGAGGTCATCCCCAACGGCCTGTCCCGGGTGCTGCGCAGGTTGCACGAGGAGTATTCGGTCACCGCGCTCTACGTCAATGAGAACGGGGCCGCCTGCCCGGACGTGGTCAACGATCGCGGCGAGGTCGACGACCAGGATCGAATCGATTACCTGGACGGCCATCTGCGGGCCGCGTTGACGGCGATCGAGGCGGGTGTCGATTTGCGCGGATACTTCTGTTGGTCGCTGTTGGACAACTTCGAATGGGCTTGGGGTTATTCGAAGCGCTTCGGTCTGGTGCATGTCGATTACCAGACGCAGGTGCGTACCCCGAAGAACTCGGCGAAATGGCTGTCCTCGGTGATGCGGGCGAACGCGGTGCCCGAGGTGGAGTCGAAGAACGGAAACTAA